In Robbsia sp. KACC 23696, a single window of DNA contains:
- a CDS encoding LysR substrate-binding domain-containing protein, translated as MRFDLTDLRLFLSVVDTGSLTRGAQEQHLSLAAVSERIAGMEAALGTPLLSRNRRGVSPTAAGEALVRHARAILGQIEHMRGELRAYATGLKGRITFLANSAALAGHLPQHFTRFLLAYPDLSIDLDERPSPDIVKTLAEGRADLGIVADFADLTAVQTRLLMQDQLAVIAHRSHPIVNGAPLAFADILKEAFIGLSDAALEKHLAERASRRGRTLDYRIRLRSVEDLADMVEAGVGVAVVSMASIQRLNRSGLAVSPLADGWATRRLHLCARDFDALTAHAALLAQLLIRSN; from the coding sequence ATGCGATTCGATTTGACCGACCTGCGACTGTTCCTCTCGGTAGTCGATACAGGGAGCCTGACACGCGGTGCGCAGGAACAGCATCTTTCGCTCGCCGCCGTAAGCGAAAGAATCGCCGGCATGGAGGCCGCGCTGGGGACGCCGCTGCTAAGCCGCAACCGGCGCGGAGTCAGCCCGACGGCCGCTGGCGAGGCGCTGGTCCGACACGCGCGGGCGATTCTCGGGCAGATCGAGCACATGCGCGGAGAGCTGCGCGCCTATGCGACCGGCTTGAAGGGACGTATCACCTTCCTGGCCAATAGCGCCGCCTTGGCCGGGCACTTGCCGCAGCACTTCACGCGTTTCCTTCTGGCTTATCCCGATTTGTCGATCGATCTCGACGAGCGACCCAGTCCGGATATCGTCAAAACGCTTGCCGAAGGGCGAGCGGATCTGGGCATCGTCGCCGATTTTGCCGATCTGACCGCCGTTCAAACGCGTCTGCTCATGCAGGATCAACTTGCGGTGATTGCGCACCGATCGCATCCGATAGTCAATGGTGCCCCGCTGGCTTTCGCCGACATTCTCAAGGAGGCGTTTATCGGTCTATCCGACGCGGCCTTGGAGAAGCATCTGGCAGAACGTGCTTCACGAAGGGGGCGCACGTTGGACTATCGCATCAGACTGCGGAGCGTCGAGGACCTGGCGGATATGGTCGAAGCCGGCGTGGGTGTGGCTGTCGTCTCGATGGCATCGATACAGCGATTGAATCGTTCGGGATTGGCCGTGTCGCCCCTTGCGGATGGTTGGGCGACGCGACGTCTGCATCTCTGCGCACGTGATTTCGACGCGCTGACCGCGCATGCGGCGCTGCTTGCACAGTTGCTGATACGGTCGAATTAA